In Pseudomonas sp. GCEP-101, one DNA window encodes the following:
- a CDS encoding hemerythrin domain-containing protein gives MNAIELLKNDHELVKKLLGELSETTERAVKKRTELLRRIELELTQHTSIEEEIFYPALKQAGEKDDAQMYYEAKEEHRTVDALVLPDLKKTKPDSVEFAGRVKVLKELLEHHIEEEEQEMFPRAEELLDHPTLERLGAAMAQLKKDIKAQWDTRAA, from the coding sequence ATGAATGCCATCGAACTGCTGAAGAACGACCACGAGCTGGTGAAGAAGCTGCTCGGCGAGTTGAGCGAAACCACCGAGCGCGCGGTGAAGAAGCGGACCGAACTGTTGCGCCGCATCGAGCTGGAGCTGACCCAGCACACGTCCATCGAGGAGGAGATTTTCTACCCGGCGCTCAAGCAGGCCGGCGAGAAGGACGACGCGCAGATGTACTACGAAGCCAAGGAGGAGCACCGCACCGTGGACGCGCTGGTCCTGCCGGACCTGAAGAAGACCAAGCCGGACAGCGTCGAATTCGCCGGCCGGGTCAAGGTGCTCAAGGAACTGCTGGAGCACCACATCGAGGAAGAGGAGCAGGAGATGTTCCCGCGCGCCGAAGAGCTGCTGGACCATCCGACCCTGGAGCGCCTGGGCGCCGCCATGGCGCAGCTGAAGAAGGACATCAAGGCGCAGTGGGATACGCGCGCGGCCTGA
- a CDS encoding general stress protein: protein MAEHRGGKGNFAEDPQRAAEAGKKGGSNSGGNFRNDPQRASEAGRKGGQRSRSANQD from the coding sequence ATGGCCGAACACCGAGGCGGAAAAGGCAACTTCGCCGAAGACCCCCAACGCGCAGCCGAAGCCGGCAAGAAAGGCGGCAGCAACAGCGGCGGCAATTTCAGGAACGATCCGCAACGCGCGTCCGAAGCCGGACGCAAGGGCGGACAACGCAGCCGCAGCGCCAACCAGGACTGA
- a CDS encoding DUF3509 domain-containing protein, with translation MPRDFETTRELICQSLPEYAISFSQRPDKALLCSFRNQAGEHLFDRVITRQDLQHQQLLDDLIGRIKRDLILECGPLPEEQVDVFTKRIPLPTFQPGHGKHRQRKIVVAGDRLRRLAGVRQELRA, from the coding sequence ATGCCACGCGACTTCGAGACCACCCGTGAACTGATCTGCCAATCCCTGCCCGAGTACGCGATCAGCTTCTCCCAGCGCCCGGACAAGGCCCTGCTCTGTTCCTTCCGCAACCAGGCCGGCGAGCATCTGTTCGACCGCGTCATTACCCGCCAGGACCTGCAGCACCAGCAGTTGCTGGACGACCTGATCGGCCGCATCAAACGCGACCTGATCCTCGAGTGCGGCCCGCTGCCGGAAGAACAGGTGGACGTGTTCACCAAGCGCATCCCGCTGCCGACCTTCCAGCCCGGCCACGGCAAGCATCGCCAGCGCAAGATCGTGGTCGCCGGCGACCGCCTGCGCCGCCTGGCTGGCGTGCGCCAGGAACTGCGCGCCTGA
- a CDS encoding efflux RND transporter permease subunit, which translates to MSEQGKPNSGFNLSEWALRHQSFVWYLMAVSLLMGVFSYFNLGREEDPSFTIKTMVIQARWPGATVDDTLLQVTDRIEKKLEELDSLDYVKSYTRPGEATVYVYLKDTTSGKAIPDIWYQVRKKITDIKGDFPQGLQGPAFNDEFGDVFGSVYAFTADGLSFRQLRDYVEKARLDIRSVENLGKVELIGAQDEVIYLNFSTRKLAALGIDQRQVLESLQQQNAVTPSGVIEAGPERISVRTSSEFRSEADLAAVNLRVNDRFYRLSDLADIQRTYVDPPSTQFRYNGQPAIGLAVAMRKGGNIQQFGEALRQRMEQITSELPVGVGVHTVSNQAEVVEKAVGGFTSALFEAIVIVLVVSFISLGVRAGLVVACSIPLVLAMVFVFMEYTDITMQRISLGALIIALGLLVDDAMITVEMMVTRLELGDSLHEAATFAYTSTAFPMLTGTLVTIAGFVPIGLNASSAGEYTFTLFAVIAVALILSWIVAVLFAPVIALHVLPKTLKQHEEKQSRLFDFFDTWLQRAMRRNVLTIVFTVALLGVSLYLLQYVQQQFFPSSDRPELLVDLNLPQNSSIDETRRVMDKVEAQLKDDEDVARWSSYIGQGAIRFYLPLDQQLQNPFYGQLVIVAKDLEARERLAGRLREHLRRDFVGISTYVQPLEMGPPVGRPIQYRISGPDVDKVRDYAMQLAGVLDGNAHIGEIIYDWNEPGKVLRIEIAQDKLRQLGLGSEDVAQMLNSVVTGTTVTQVRDNIFLINVVGRSERAERSSPETLENLQMVNASGTSIPLKAFARVGYELEQPLVWRRDRKPTITLKASITDDIQPPDLVKVLKPEIEKFASQLPPNYKLATGGTVEESGKAQGPIGQVVPLMLFLMATFLMIQLQSVQKTLLVASVAPLGLIGVVAALLPTGTPMGFVAILGILALIGIIIRNSVILVTQIDAFEAEGRSPWKAVIEATHHRTRPILLTAAAASLGMIPIAREVFWGPMAFAMIGGIVAATLLTLFFLPALYVTWYRIRED; encoded by the coding sequence GTGAGTGAACAGGGCAAGCCAAACAGCGGGTTCAACCTGTCCGAATGGGCGCTGCGGCATCAGTCCTTCGTCTGGTACCTGATGGCCGTGTCGCTGCTGATGGGGGTGTTCTCCTACTTCAACCTCGGCCGCGAGGAAGACCCGTCCTTCACCATCAAGACCATGGTGATCCAGGCGCGCTGGCCGGGCGCCACGGTGGACGACACGCTGCTGCAGGTCACCGACCGCATCGAGAAGAAGCTGGAGGAACTGGACAGCCTCGACTACGTGAAAAGCTACACCCGGCCCGGCGAGGCGACCGTCTACGTCTACCTGAAGGACACCACCAGCGGCAAGGCGATCCCGGACATCTGGTACCAGGTACGCAAGAAGATCACCGACATCAAGGGCGACTTCCCCCAGGGCCTGCAGGGGCCGGCGTTCAACGACGAGTTCGGCGACGTGTTCGGCAGCGTCTATGCCTTTACCGCGGACGGCCTGAGCTTCCGCCAGCTGCGCGACTACGTGGAAAAGGCGCGGCTGGACATCCGCAGCGTGGAGAACCTGGGCAAGGTCGAGCTGATCGGCGCCCAGGACGAAGTCATCTACCTGAACTTCTCCACCCGCAAGCTGGCCGCCCTGGGCATCGACCAGCGCCAGGTGCTGGAGAGCCTGCAGCAGCAGAACGCGGTAACGCCCTCGGGCGTGATCGAGGCCGGCCCGGAGCGCATCTCGGTGCGCACCAGCAGCGAGTTCCGCTCCGAGGCGGACCTGGCGGCGGTCAACCTGCGGGTCAACGACCGTTTCTACCGTCTCTCCGACCTGGCGGACATCCAGCGCACCTATGTCGACCCGCCCAGCACCCAGTTCCGCTACAACGGCCAGCCGGCCATCGGCCTCGCCGTGGCCATGCGCAAGGGCGGCAACATCCAGCAGTTCGGCGAAGCGCTGCGCCAGCGCATGGAGCAGATCACCAGCGAGCTGCCGGTGGGCGTTGGCGTGCACACCGTGTCGAACCAGGCCGAGGTGGTGGAGAAAGCCGTCGGCGGTTTCACCAGCGCGCTGTTCGAGGCCATCGTCATCGTGCTGGTCGTCAGCTTCATCAGCCTCGGCGTGCGCGCCGGCCTGGTGGTCGCCTGCTCGATCCCGCTGGTGCTGGCGATGGTCTTCGTGTTCATGGAATACACCGACATCACCATGCAGCGCATTTCCCTCGGCGCGCTGATCATCGCCCTGGGCCTGCTGGTGGACGACGCCATGATCACCGTGGAGATGATGGTCACCCGCCTGGAGCTGGGCGACTCGCTGCACGAGGCGGCGACCTTCGCCTATACCTCCACCGCCTTCCCGATGCTCACCGGCACCCTGGTGACCATCGCCGGCTTCGTGCCCATCGGCCTCAACGCCAGCTCGGCCGGCGAATACACCTTCACCCTGTTCGCGGTGATCGCCGTGGCGTTGATCCTCTCCTGGATCGTCGCCGTGCTGTTCGCCCCGGTGATCGCCCTGCACGTACTGCCCAAGACGCTCAAGCAGCACGAGGAGAAGCAGAGCCGGCTGTTCGACTTCTTCGATACCTGGCTGCAGCGCGCCATGCGGCGCAATGTGCTGACCATCGTCTTCACCGTGGCGCTGCTGGGCGTCTCGCTGTACCTGCTGCAGTACGTCCAGCAGCAGTTCTTCCCCTCCTCCGACCGTCCCGAGCTGCTGGTGGACCTCAACCTGCCGCAGAACAGCAGCATCGACGAAACCCGCCGGGTGATGGACAAGGTCGAAGCGCAGCTCAAGGACGACGAGGACGTCGCCCGCTGGAGTTCCTACATCGGCCAGGGCGCCATCCGCTTCTACCTGCCGCTGGACCAGCAACTGCAGAACCCCTTCTACGGCCAGCTGGTGATCGTCGCCAAGGACCTGGAGGCCCGCGAGCGCCTCGCCGGTCGCCTCCGGGAGCACCTGCGCCGCGACTTCGTCGGCATCAGCACCTACGTGCAGCCGCTGGAGATGGGCCCGCCGGTGGGCCGGCCGATCCAGTACCGCATCAGCGGCCCGGACGTGGACAAGGTGCGCGACTACGCCATGCAGCTGGCCGGGGTGCTGGACGGCAACGCGCACATCGGCGAGATCATCTACGACTGGAACGAGCCGGGTAAGGTGCTGCGCATCGAGATCGCCCAGGACAAGCTGCGCCAGCTGGGGCTGGGCTCCGAAGACGTGGCGCAGATGCTCAACAGCGTGGTGACCGGCACCACCGTGACCCAGGTGCGCGACAACATCTTCCTGATCAACGTGGTCGGCCGCTCGGAACGCGCCGAACGCAGCTCGCCGGAAACCCTCGAGAACCTGCAGATGGTCAACGCCAGCGGCACCTCGATCCCGCTGAAAGCCTTCGCCCGCGTCGGCTACGAACTGGAGCAGCCGCTGGTGTGGCGGCGTGACCGCAAGCCGACCATCACCCTCAAGGCGAGCATCACCGACGACATCCAGCCGCCGGACCTGGTCAAGGTGCTGAAACCCGAGATCGAGAAATTCGCCAGCCAGCTGCCGCCCAACTACAAGCTCGCCACCGGCGGCACGGTGGAGGAAAGCGGCAAGGCCCAGGGGCCGATCGGCCAGGTGGTGCCGCTGATGCTGTTCCTCATGGCGACCTTCCTGATGATCCAGCTGCAGAGCGTGCAGAAGACCCTGCTGGTGGCCAGCGTGGCGCCGCTGGGGCTGATCGGCGTGGTCGCCGCCCTGCTGCCCACCGGCACGCCGATGGGGTTCGTGGCGATCCTCGGCATTCTCGCGCTGATCGGCATCATCATCCGCAACTCGGTGATCCTGGTGACCCAGATCGACGCCTTCGAGGCCGAGGGCCGCTCGCCGTGGAAGGCGGTGATCGAGGCGACCCACCACCGCACCCGGCCGATCCTGCTCACCGCCGCGGCGGCCAGCCTGGGGATGATCCCCATCGCGCGGGAGGTCTTCTGGGGGCCGATGGCCTTCGCCATGATCGGCGGGATCGTCGCCGCCACCCTGCTGACGCTGTTCTTCCTGCCGGCGCTGTACGTCACCTGGTACCGCATCCGCGAGGACTGA
- a CDS encoding efflux RND transporter periplasmic adaptor subunit, whose translation MKHALLAVLAITLAACSKEPEAPPPRPVLYVTVKADDVRQVGRFAGSIQARYETTLGFRTNGRIAARKQDVGDRVEKDTLLATLDPTDQQNTLLSAQGDASRAEAEWLDAQADERRQSELLARGVGAQANLDRARTRLKTSRATLDQARSATDRAKDQLGYTQLRSDFAGVITQWHAEAGQVVQAGQEVVTLVRPEVKEAVVDLPDELVQRLPADARFEVSAQLAPQDRTTGTVRELAPQADAATRTRRLRLSLADAPPSFHLGTTVSVLLTSQVAPRSRLPATALIGDTAATGAARVWVIDPQSRQVHRREIQVLRHRDGQVIVGGGLADGERVVSAGVNSLEEGQVVRIDEGTQP comes from the coding sequence ATGAAGCACGCGTTGCTCGCCGTGCTGGCCATCACCCTCGCCGCCTGTTCGAAGGAACCGGAGGCACCGCCGCCGCGACCGGTGCTCTATGTCACCGTGAAGGCCGACGACGTGCGCCAGGTCGGCCGCTTCGCCGGCAGCATCCAGGCGCGCTACGAGACCACCCTCGGCTTTCGCACCAATGGCCGCATCGCCGCGCGCAAGCAGGACGTCGGCGACCGCGTGGAGAAGGACACGCTGCTCGCCACCCTCGATCCCACCGACCAGCAGAACACCTTGCTCAGCGCCCAGGGCGACGCCTCCCGCGCCGAGGCCGAGTGGCTTGACGCCCAGGCCGACGAACGCCGGCAAAGCGAACTGCTCGCCCGAGGCGTGGGCGCCCAGGCCAATCTCGACCGCGCCCGCACGCGGCTGAAAACCAGCCGCGCCACCCTCGACCAGGCGCGCTCCGCCACCGACCGCGCCAAAGACCAGTTGGGCTACACCCAGCTGCGCAGCGACTTCGCCGGCGTCATCACCCAGTGGCACGCGGAGGCCGGGCAGGTGGTGCAGGCCGGCCAGGAGGTGGTGACGCTGGTGCGCCCCGAGGTGAAGGAAGCGGTGGTCGACCTGCCGGACGAACTGGTGCAGCGGCTGCCCGCCGATGCGCGCTTCGAGGTCAGCGCCCAGCTCGCCCCGCAGGACCGTACCACCGGCACAGTGCGCGAACTGGCGCCCCAGGCCGACGCCGCCACCCGCACCCGGCGCTTGCGCCTGAGCCTGGCCGACGCGCCGCCCAGCTTCCACCTCGGCACCACGGTCAGCGTGCTGCTCACCAGCCAGGTGGCGCCGCGCAGCCGCCTGCCGGCCACCGCCCTGATCGGCGATACCGCCGCCACCGGAGCCGCCCGCGTGTGGGTCATCGACCCGCAGAGTCGCCAGGTGCACCGCCGCGAGATCCAGGTGCTGCGCCATCGCGACGGCCAGGTGATCGTCGGCGGCGGCCTGGCGGACGGTGAGCGGGTAGTCAGCGCCGGCGTGAACAGTCTTGAGGAGGGCCAGGTGGTCCGGATCGACGAGGGGACGCAACCGTGA
- a CDS encoding efflux RND transporter periplasmic adaptor subunit: MTTRTPGLAFFLMALTLAGCGQDKPAEHLPRVLVREVSTRDYAARPSVVGDIQARVEAQQAFRVGGKIVERRADVGDAVKAGQVLARLDPQDLRTQVENARAAVAAEQARLRLAQVGFQRQEKLLPKGYTSRSEYDRAQAELRAAQSSLAAARAQLASANDQLSYTELKASADGVITQRSGEVGQVVQATMPIFTLARDGERDAVFNVYESLFQDPQADQPVAVYLLSDPKVKVTGRVREVTPTVDARSGTLKVKVGLDPVPAAMGLGAVVGAELPQTPQPRVVLPWSALFKQDKSPAVWVLDDQDRAQLAPVGQVSFAREQVMIGEGLHAGQRVIVAGGQLLHPNQKVEVARPEEGAEPVDSSAQAEPRTQARRTEVRP; encoded by the coding sequence ATGACGACGAGAACGCCGGGGCTGGCTTTCTTTCTGATGGCGCTCACGCTGGCCGGCTGCGGCCAGGACAAGCCGGCCGAGCACCTGCCGCGCGTGCTGGTACGCGAGGTGAGCACCCGCGACTATGCCGCGCGCCCCAGCGTGGTGGGCGATATCCAGGCACGGGTCGAAGCGCAGCAGGCCTTCCGCGTCGGCGGCAAGATCGTCGAACGCCGCGCTGACGTGGGCGATGCCGTGAAGGCCGGCCAGGTGCTGGCCCGCCTCGACCCGCAGGACCTGCGCACCCAGGTGGAGAACGCCCGCGCCGCGGTGGCTGCCGAACAGGCGCGGTTGCGCCTGGCCCAGGTGGGCTTCCAGCGTCAGGAAAAGCTGCTGCCCAAGGGCTACACCAGCCGCAGCGAATACGACCGCGCCCAGGCCGAACTGCGCGCCGCGCAGAGTTCGCTGGCGGCGGCCCGTGCGCAGTTGGCGTCGGCCAACGACCAGCTCTCCTACACCGAACTCAAGGCGTCGGCCGATGGCGTGATCACCCAGCGCAGCGGCGAGGTCGGCCAGGTGGTGCAGGCGACCATGCCGATCTTCACCCTCGCCCGCGACGGCGAGCGCGACGCGGTGTTCAACGTCTACGAATCGCTGTTCCAGGACCCGCAGGCCGACCAGCCGGTGGCCGTGTACCTGCTGTCCGACCCGAAGGTAAAGGTCACCGGCCGCGTGCGCGAAGTCACCCCGACCGTGGATGCGCGCAGCGGCACACTGAAGGTCAAGGTCGGCCTCGACCCGGTGCCCGCCGCCATGGGCCTGGGCGCAGTGGTGGGCGCCGAACTGCCGCAGACACCCCAGCCCCGCGTGGTGCTGCCCTGGTCCGCCCTGTTCAAGCAAGACAAGTCGCCCGCCGTGTGGGTGCTGGACGATCAGGATCGCGCGCAGCTTGCGCCCGTCGGCCAGGTCAGCTTCGCCCGCGAGCAGGTCATGATCGGCGAAGGGCTGCACGCCGGGCAGCGGGTGATCGTGGCGGGCGGCCAACTGCTGCATCCGAACCAGAAAGTCGAGGTCGCCCGGCCGGAGGAAGGCGCCGAGCCAGTAGACAGCAGCGCCCAGGCCGAGCCTCGCACCCAGGCTCGACGGACGGAGGTGCGCCCATGA
- a CDS encoding DUF748 domain-containing protein gives MKRRYSVPTATILAILLVLLVVHIALPYVIRDYLNGKLDRMGEYHGQITDVDLALWRGAYRINGLKIVKVTGKVPVPLLDAPVIDLAVSWHALWHKHSVVARVAFLRPELNFVDGGSRQASQSGAGTNWHEQLEKLLPITLDELRIDDGLIRFHNYQSSPPVHLSASAVNASLYNLTNVADENGERVARFEGRARLFDQAPLEVQASFDPFTDFEDFQLRLRASDVELRRVNDFASAYGKFDFNRGRGTLVIEAKAQKGRLSGYIKPLLRDVDVFNWQQDVEEKDKSLFRSIWEALVGGGETVLKNQPRDQFATRVDLSGNIHRQDISAFQAFLGILRNAFVQAFNARYERSAPED, from the coding sequence ATGAAACGACGCTACAGCGTGCCCACGGCGACCATCCTGGCGATACTGCTGGTGCTGCTGGTCGTGCATATCGCGTTGCCCTATGTGATCCGCGACTACCTCAACGGCAAACTCGATCGCATGGGCGAGTACCACGGGCAGATCACCGACGTGGACCTTGCTCTCTGGCGCGGCGCCTACCGGATCAACGGGCTGAAGATCGTCAAGGTCACCGGCAAGGTGCCGGTGCCGCTGCTGGACGCCCCGGTGATCGACCTCGCCGTGAGCTGGCATGCGCTCTGGCACAAGCATAGTGTGGTGGCGCGGGTGGCGTTCCTGCGGCCGGAGCTGAACTTCGTCGACGGTGGCAGCCGCCAGGCCTCCCAGAGCGGCGCCGGCACCAACTGGCACGAGCAGCTGGAAAAGCTGCTGCCGATCACCCTGGATGAGCTGCGCATCGACGACGGCCTCATCCGCTTCCACAACTATCAGTCCAGCCCGCCGGTGCACCTGTCCGCCAGCGCGGTGAACGCCAGCCTGTACAACCTGACCAACGTGGCCGACGAAAACGGCGAACGGGTCGCGCGCTTCGAAGGACGCGCCCGGCTGTTCGACCAGGCGCCGCTGGAAGTGCAGGCCAGCTTCGACCCCTTTACTGACTTCGAGGACTTCCAGTTGCGCCTGCGCGCCAGCGATGTGGAGCTGCGCCGGGTGAACGATTTCGCCTCGGCCTACGGCAAGTTCGACTTCAACCGCGGGCGCGGCACCCTGGTGATCGAGGCGAAGGCGCAGAAGGGCCGTCTGAGCGGCTACATCAAGCCGCTGCTGCGCGACGTCGACGTGTTCAACTGGCAGCAGGACGTGGAGGAGAAGGACAAGAGCCTGTTCCGCTCCATCTGGGAGGCGCTGGTCGGCGGCGGCGAAACGGTCCTGAAAAACCAGCCCCGGGACCAGTTCGCCACCCGCGTGGACCTCAGCGGCAATATCCATCGCCAGGACATCAGCGCCTTCCAGGCCTTCCTCGGCATCCTGCGCAATGCCTTCGTCCAGGCGTTCAACGCCCGTTACGAGCGTTCCGCACCCGAGGACTGA
- a CDS encoding mechanosensitive ion channel family protein: MASLNSWLDLTVLGRLLLVVVAAAAGFVILRFLIATARKRLEGRTSQWARYASAIAGRTSNVLIFVFALMLALKLATLPDNWSAALSHAWFVVLALQVAWWLDACVRLWTRDLSRLRFGSLHNPVMASIVSVVVLVVVWAVMLLSILANLGVDITALIASLGVGGIAVALAVQTILSDIFASLSIGFDKPFEIGDFVVFGDVAGTIEHIGLKTTRIRSLSGEQIVCSNAELLKQTLHNYKRMNTRRIVFQFGISYRTPADKAKAVADLVKEIIDEVSEAKFDRAHFLSFDESRLLYEVVYIMQTADYNRYMDVQQRINLRLLAGMQALGVDFAFPVRELRNPQALVDAGEPAREDFDDRRMDAARPGTSH, translated from the coding sequence ATGGCGTCGCTGAATTCCTGGCTGGACCTGACGGTGCTCGGCCGCCTGCTGCTGGTGGTCGTTGCGGCCGCCGCCGGGTTCGTCATCCTGCGCTTTCTCATCGCCACCGCACGCAAACGCCTGGAGGGACGCACCAGCCAGTGGGCGCGCTACGCCTCGGCCATCGCCGGGCGTACCAGCAATGTGCTGATCTTCGTCTTCGCCCTGATGCTCGCCCTCAAGCTCGCCACCCTGCCGGACAACTGGAGCGCCGCCCTGTCGCACGCCTGGTTCGTCGTGCTCGCGCTGCAGGTCGCCTGGTGGCTGGACGCCTGTGTGCGGCTGTGGACCCGCGACCTGTCGCGGCTGCGCTTCGGCAGCCTGCACAACCCGGTCATGGCCTCGATCGTCTCGGTGGTGGTGCTGGTGGTGGTCTGGGCGGTGATGCTGCTGTCGATCCTCGCCAACCTGGGCGTGGACATCACCGCGCTGATCGCCAGCCTCGGCGTGGGCGGTATCGCGGTGGCGCTGGCGGTGCAGACCATCCTCAGCGACATCTTCGCCTCGCTGTCCATCGGCTTCGACAAGCCCTTCGAGATCGGCGATTTCGTGGTGTTCGGCGATGTCGCCGGGACCATCGAGCACATCGGCCTGAAGACCACGCGCATCCGCAGCCTGAGCGGCGAACAGATCGTCTGCTCCAACGCCGAGCTGCTCAAGCAGACGCTGCACAACTACAAGCGCATGAACACCCGGCGCATCGTCTTCCAGTTCGGCATCAGCTACCGCACCCCGGCCGACAAGGCCAAGGCGGTGGCCGATCTGGTGAAGGAGATCATCGACGAGGTGAGCGAGGCGAAGTTCGACCGCGCCCACTTCCTCTCCTTCGACGAGAGCCGGCTGCTGTACGAGGTCGTCTACATCATGCAAACCGCCGACTACAACCGCTACATGGACGTGCAGCAGCGCATCAACCTGCGCCTGCTGGCGGGCATGCAGGCGCTGGGCGTGGACTTCGCCTTCCCGGTGCGCGAGCTGCGCAACCCACAGGCCCTCGTCGATGCCGGCGAACCGGCGCGCGAAGACTTCGACGACCGGCGCATGGATGCCGCGCGCCCTGGCACCAGCCACTGA